The Lysobacter helvus nucleotide sequence CCGCGTTCCTGCACGCCAACGACATCGTGCGCCCCGCGCCCCTGCCGAGTGCGGAAGGCGACGAAGGCCCCATGCCGCCCACGCAGCAGGCGCGTCCCATCTTCGACCTGCTGCGCGAAGGCCAGGACGTCGTCGTGCAGGTGGTCAAGGATCCGATCGGCAGCAAGGGCGCGCGCCTCACCACGCAGCTCAGCATTCCGTCGCGCTATCTCGTGCTGCTGCCGCAGTCGCGCGTGATCGGCGTGTCCTCGCGCATCGAGGACGAAACCGAACGCGCGCGCCTGAAGAGCCTGGTCGCCGAATTCGCCGGCGGCGGCGAGCAGGGCTACATCGTGCGCACCAACGCCGAAGGCCAGCCCGCCGAAGCGCTCGCCGAAGACATCGCCTACCTCAGCCGCGTGTGGGCGCTGGTGGAAAACCACACCGCCAGCACGCGCGTGGGCGCCTGCATCTACGAAGACCTCAACCTGCCGATGCGCGCGGTGCGCGACCTCATCCGCCGCGACGTCGAGAAAGTGAAAGTCGATTCGCGCGAAACCTTCGACCGCCTGCGCGTGTTCGCCGCGCAGTACATGCCGGGCCTGGCGGAAAAGATCGAGCACTACAGCGGTGCGCGGCCGATCTTCGACCTGTACGGCGTCGAGGACGAAATCCAGCACGCGCTGGAAAAGGAAGTCCCGCTGAAATCCGGCGGTTACCTCGTCATCGACCAGACCGAAGCGATGACCACGGTGGACGTCAACACGGGCTCGTTCCTTGGCCAGCGCAACCTCGAGGAAACGGTGTACCGCACCAACCTCGAAGCCGCGCAGGCCGTCGCGCGCCAGCTGCGGCTGCGCAACCTCGGCGGCATCATCATCATCGACTTCATCGATATGGTGGACGCCGAGCATCGCCGCCAGGTGCTGCGCACGCTGGAGAAGTCGCTCGCGAAGGACCACGCCAAGACCACGGTGTACGACTTCTCGCCGCTCGGCCTGGTCGAGATGACGCGCAAGCGCACGGTCGAAAGCCTCGAGCGCCAGCTGTGCGAGCCCTGCCACGAATGCGGCGGCCGCGGCACGCTCAAGACGTCGGAGACGGTGACGTACGAAATCTTCCGCGAGATCACGCGCGCGGTGCGGCAGTTCGAAGCGGCGCGCCTGCTGGTCATCGCCTCGCCCAAAGTCGTCGCGCGCATCACCGACGAAGAGTCGGCGGCGGTGGCGGAGCTGGAGGAGTTCCTCGGCAAGTCGATCCGCTTCCAGTCGGACGAGCAATACCTGCAGGAACAATTCGATGTCGTCCTCCTCTGACGGGACGACTTGATGCCGACGCCGTTGCGCCGACGCCTCCGCCACGCACGCCGGTTCTTCGGATACGGCGCGCTCGTGGTGGTCGTGCTCGTCGCGCTGCTGGTCGGCATCGCCAACCAGTTGCTGCCGCTGGCCGAACGCAATCCGCAACGCGTCGCCGCGTGGCTGAGCGAGCGCGCGGGGCGGCCCGTGCATTTCTCCGCGCTGGACACGGAATGGACGCGGCGCGGGCCGGTGCTGCGCCTGGACGACCTGCGCATCGGCGAGGGCGCGTCGTCGTTCCTCGTCGGCGATACCGAAATGCTGGTGTCGCTGTATGCCGGCCTGCTGCCGGGCCGCACGTTCACCGAGCTGCGCCTGCGCGGCCTGGACATCACCGTGCAGCGCGACGACGACGGCCAGTGGAGCGTGCGCGGCCTGCCGGGGCAACAGCAGACGACCGAAGGCGATCCGTTCGCCGCGCTCGAACGCCTCGGCGAACTGCAGGTCATCGGCGGGCGATTGCATGTCGTCGCGCCGTCGCTGTCGATCGATGCCACCGTGCCGCGCATCGACCTGCGCCTGCGCGTGGAAGGCGACCGCATCCGCAGCGGCCTGCGCGCGTGGATGCGGCCGAACGTGTCGCCGCTGGATGCCACGCTCGATTTCGACCGCAAGCAGGGCGACGGCCGCGCGTATGCCGGCGCGCAGAAGGCCGACCTCGCCGTGTGGGCGCCGCTGCTGAAACTGATGGGCGTGCAGGCGCAGGCGGGTCGCGGCCGCGCCGCTGCGTGGGCGACGTTGCGCGACCATCGCGTCGCCGATGTCACCTTCCAGGCCGCGCTCGATGCGGTCGCGTTGCAGGGCGCGCGCATCGACGGCATGGCCACGCCGCCGCGCGCGCGCTTCGACCACGTCGATGCCTTCGCGCGATTCCGGCACACGGGCGGCGGCGACTGGCGCTTCGATGCGCCGCGCCTGCGCCTGGAAACACAGGGCAACCGCCAGGTGCTCGATGGCCTGGTGATGGGCGGCGGACGTCGCTTCGGCATGGCCGCCGAACGCATCGATGCCGGCCCGTTGCTGCAGGTCGCCGCGTTGAGCGATCGCATGGACGCGGGCCTGCGTCGCTGGGTCGTGCAATCGAAGCCCAACGCGACGCTCGAACACATCGAAGTCGCCGGCGCACACGGCGTGTTGCGTGCGAATGCGCGCATCTCCGCGCTCGCGTTCGCACCGGTCGGCAACAGTCCGGGCCTGTCGGGCCTGGGCGGCAGCTTCGTCGCCGATGCCGACGGCTTCGTGTTCGATGCCGATTCGTCGGCGCAGATGGATTTCTGGTGGCCCGCCGGGTTCGGCGTGCACCATCCGGCGACGCTGCGCGGCAAGATCGCCGGCTGGCGCGAAGGCGCGGGCTGGCGCGTCGGCACCGACGCGCTGAAGGTCACGGGCTCGGATTTCGGCGTGCTCGCCCGCGGCGGCTTGTGGTGGCAGGGCGACGGCACGCGGCCGTGGATCGACATCGCGGCCGACCTCGATGATTCGCCGGTCACGGCCGCGCGCGGCTTCCTCGTGCGGCACCTGATGGCCGATGCCACCGAACACTGGCTCGATACCGCGCTGCTCAGCGGCACCGTGCACGGCGGGCGCGCGATCATCACCGGCGACCTCGACGAGTGGCCGTTCGTGCACGACAACGGCCTGTTCCGCGCCGATGCCGAACTCGTCGACATGCAAGTGAAGTTCTCGCCCGAGTGGCCCGCGGCCGAACACCTGCACGGGATGGCGAGCTTCATCGGCAACGGGTTCAACGTCGTCGGCGACCACGCGGTGCTGCAGGGCGTGCAAGTCAGCAAACTCGCGGCGGGCATCGCCGAATACGGCAAGGCCGAACTCACCGTGCAGGCGAGCGGCGCAAGCGATGCGTCGAAACTCGTCGCGCTGCTGCAGCACAGTCCGCTCGAGAAGGACCAGGGCGAAACGCTCGACAACATCACCGCCAGCGGTCCGGCCGCGGTCACCTTCGACATGTTGTTGCCGATGCATCCGGGCGGCGGCAAGGGCCGCACGCACGGCACGGTGGACCTGCAGGGCGCGAAGCTGCGCGAGAACCGCTGGGACCTGGCGTTCGACGATGTGCGTGGCCGCGCGGATTACGGCGACGGCGGATTTGCCGCCAATGCCTTGCAGGTGCAGCACGACGGCGCACCCGGCACGCTCGCGTTGCGCGCGGGCACCGGGTTCGTGAAGGACGCGTCGCAAGCGTTCGAAGGCGAACTGCGCGCCAACCTCGATGCGAAGACGCTGGTGGATCGCGCCGGCAATCTTGCTTGGCTGAAGCCTTACCTCGACGGGCGCTCGGCGTGGACGATCGGCGTCGCGCTGCCGAAGAACGTCGGCGCGAAGGACGCCGCGCCGAGCAAGCTGTCGCTGCGCTCCAATCTCGTCGGCACCACGCTCAGCTTGCCCGCGCCCTTGCGCAAGGCTGCGGGCGTCGCGCTGGCGACCACCGTCGACACGGATCTCCCGATGGGCGATGGCGAAGTGCGCGTCGCGCTCGGCAACCTCGCGGCGTTGCGTGCGCGCACGCGCGGCACGCAGACCGGATTGCGCGTGGTGCTCGGCAGCAATCGCGTGGATGACGCACCGCCGGCATCGGGCCTCATTGCAACGGGACGTGCGGCGTCGCTCGATGCGATCGACTGGATCGCATTGGCGCAGGGCGACTCGAACAACACGAAGAAGAGCGGCGACGGCCTCGCGTTGCGGCACATCGACCTGCGCGCCGATCGGTTGTTGCTGCTCGGTGGCGTGTTCCCGGACGCGCGCCTGCAGGTGTCGCCGTCGGCGACCGGCAGCACGGTGCAGGTGGCCGGTCCCGCGCTCGTCGGCACGGTCGAAGTGCCGTCGTCCGACAAGGGCACGATCTCCGGACGCTTCGATCGCGCGTACTGGCGCGCGCCGCCGAAGACGGTTGCGACCGCCGCGACGTCTCCGGAAGAAGATCCCAATCCCATCTCCCCCGGCAGCATCCCGCCGCTGTCGTTCGATGTCGCCGACCTGCGCCTCAACGCGCTCGCGCTCGGCAAGGCGACGATCCGCACGCATTCCACCGGGGACGGCCTGCGCTTCGACACCGCGCAGGCGCAATCGGCGAAGCACAAGCTCGCGCTGACGGGCGAGTGGAGCGGGCAGGGCAAGTCCGCGCGTTCCAACATCGGTCTGCGCATCGACAGCCAGGATTTCGGCGCGTTGCTCGACGGCCTCGGGTTCGGCGGACAACTTGCGGGCGGCGCAGGCACGGCCAACTTCGATGCCGCATGGCCCGGCGCGCCGCGCGACTTCGATGCACGCCTCGTCGACGGCCGCCTCGCGCTCGACGTGAAGGAAGGGCGCCTGCTCGAAATCGAACCCGGCGCGGGCCGCGTGCTCGGCTTGCTGAGCCTGGCGCAGCTGCCCAAGCGCATGCTGCTCGACTTCCGCGATTTCTATTCGAAGGGCCTCGCGTTCGACACCGTCTCCGGCCACGTGCGGCTGGTCTCCGGCATCGCGCGCACCGACGACCTGTCCATCGACGGGCCCGCCGCGCAGATCCACATCCACGGCACCGCCGACCTGCAGGCGCAGACATTCGACCAGACCGTCGAAGTGCTGCCGCGCGCCGGCAACCTCCTCACGGTCGCCGGTGCGATCGCCGGCGGCCCGGTCGGCGCCGCGATCGGCGCGGCTGCCAACGCCGTGCTGAAAAAGCCGCTGGGCCAGCTCGCCGCGAAGACCTATCGCGTCACCGGCCCGTGGAAGGACCCCAAGGTGGAAGTCCGCAAGCGCGAACCGCAAGGCCGCGCGTCCGCATCGGCC carries:
- the rng gene encoding ribonuclease G, whose translation is MTEEILVNVTPRETRVAVVENGMLQELHIERGWRRGVVGNIYKGKVQRVMPGMQAAFVEIGLDRAAFLHANDIVRPAPLPSAEGDEGPMPPTQQARPIFDLLREGQDVVVQVVKDPIGSKGARLTTQLSIPSRYLVLLPQSRVIGVSSRIEDETERARLKSLVAEFAGGGEQGYIVRTNAEGQPAEALAEDIAYLSRVWALVENHTASTRVGACIYEDLNLPMRAVRDLIRRDVEKVKVDSRETFDRLRVFAAQYMPGLAEKIEHYSGARPIFDLYGVEDEIQHALEKEVPLKSGGYLVIDQTEAMTTVDVNTGSFLGQRNLEETVYRTNLEAAQAVARQLRLRNLGGIIIIDFIDMVDAEHRRQVLRTLEKSLAKDHAKTTVYDFSPLGLVEMTRKRTVESLERQLCEPCHECGGRGTLKTSETVTYEIFREITRAVRQFEAARLLVIASPKVVARITDEESAAVAELEEFLGKSIRFQSDEQYLQEQFDVVLL
- a CDS encoding YhdP family protein, translating into MPTPLRRRLRHARRFFGYGALVVVVLVALLVGIANQLLPLAERNPQRVAAWLSERAGRPVHFSALDTEWTRRGPVLRLDDLRIGEGASSFLVGDTEMLVSLYAGLLPGRTFTELRLRGLDITVQRDDDGQWSVRGLPGQQQTTEGDPFAALERLGELQVIGGRLHVVAPSLSIDATVPRIDLRLRVEGDRIRSGLRAWMRPNVSPLDATLDFDRKQGDGRAYAGAQKADLAVWAPLLKLMGVQAQAGRGRAAAWATLRDHRVADVTFQAALDAVALQGARIDGMATPPRARFDHVDAFARFRHTGGGDWRFDAPRLRLETQGNRQVLDGLVMGGGRRFGMAAERIDAGPLLQVAALSDRMDAGLRRWVVQSKPNATLEHIEVAGAHGVLRANARISALAFAPVGNSPGLSGLGGSFVADADGFVFDADSSAQMDFWWPAGFGVHHPATLRGKIAGWREGAGWRVGTDALKVTGSDFGVLARGGLWWQGDGTRPWIDIAADLDDSPVTAARGFLVRHLMADATEHWLDTALLSGTVHGGRAIITGDLDEWPFVHDNGLFRADAELVDMQVKFSPEWPAAEHLHGMASFIGNGFNVVGDHAVLQGVQVSKLAAGIAEYGKAELTVQASGASDASKLVALLQHSPLEKDQGETLDNITASGPAAVTFDMLLPMHPGGGKGRTHGTVDLQGAKLRENRWDLAFDDVRGRADYGDGGFAANALQVQHDGAPGTLALRAGTGFVKDASQAFEGELRANLDAKTLVDRAGNLAWLKPYLDGRSAWTIGVALPKNVGAKDAAPSKLSLRSNLVGTTLSLPAPLRKAAGVALATTVDTDLPMGDGEVRVALGNLAALRARTRGTQTGLRVVLGSNRVDDAPPASGLIATGRAASLDAIDWIALAQGDSNNTKKSGDGLALRHIDLRADRLLLLGGVFPDARLQVSPSATGSTVQVAGPALVGTVEVPSSDKGTISGRFDRAYWRAPPKTVATAATSPEEDPNPISPGSIPPLSFDVADLRLNALALGKATIRTHSTGDGLRFDTAQAQSAKHKLALTGEWSGQGKSARSNIGLRIDSQDFGALLDGLGFGGQLAGGAGTANFDAAWPGAPRDFDARLVDGRLALDVKEGRLLEIEPGAGRVLGLLSLAQLPKRMLLDFRDFYSKGLAFDTVSGHVRLVSGIARTDDLSIDGPAAQIHIHGTADLQAQTFDQTVEVLPRAGNLLTVAGAIAGGPVGAAIGAAANAVLKKPLGQLAAKTYRVTGPWKDPKVEVRKREPQGRASASADESTGG